One stretch of Penaeus chinensis breed Huanghai No. 1 chromosome 27, ASM1920278v2, whole genome shotgun sequence DNA includes these proteins:
- the LOC125039622 gene encoding uncharacterized protein LOC125039622: MQLQFLLFCSAGMLMACCHHAEAQEPPCYVTGEGVLPNVTCSASASLQEMEDFLKQLSISNGVTQYNKFGLYDNQVVQHLSAGLLADLQFSVIEVMSCPNLTKVDDFLGASSASLKNLSMHYNSLTEVPQLTAPALLNLWLYQTDTRVVVQRSALQGMPSIEEIKLESASVMPLAFYDLKHLKNLYVYGLVADPLLLTGSFHFSSSALSYVFLASGNGFTGQAEPGTYDGFPSGSRLWIQKTTKFSADLFYNLLSRGASVESPEPVTCDCHVAWIRLSTFLPQAKVRCQSNMWPIDLPNIDEDNFKNCGSICSV, encoded by the exons ATGCAGCTGCAATTCCTCTTGTTCTGCTCAGCCGGCATGCTTATGGCTTGCTGCCACCACGCAGAAGCACAGGAGCCACCATGTTACGTCACTGGCGAAGGTGTTCTTCCTAATGTTACGTGCTCCGCCTCGGCGAGCCTCCAGGAGATGGAAGATTTTCTGAAACAGCTCAGCATCTCCAACGGCGTCACGCAATATAACAAATTCGGTTTGTATGACAACCAGGTGGTCCAGCACCTTTCCGCGGGTCTCCTCGCCGACCTCCAGTTCTCCGTGATCGAGGTGATGTCGTGCCCCAACCTGACGAAGGTCGACGACTTCCTGGGGGCCTCCAGCGCGTCTCTCAAGAACCTTTCGATGCACTACAACTCGCTGACTGAAGTGCCTCAGCTGACTGCTCCAGCTCTCCTGAATCTGTGGCTTTACCAGACTGATACCCGGGTTGTGGTGCAGAGGTCAGCCCTGCAAGGAATGCCCAGCATTGAG GAAATCAAGCTCGAAAGCGCCTCCGTGATGCCTCTCGCCTTCTACGACCTCAAGCACCTGAAGAACCTCTACGTGTACGGCTTGGTGGCGGATCCTCTTCTCCTCACAGGCTCCTTCCACTTCAGCTCCTCGGCGCTCTCCTACGTCTTCCTCGCCAGCGGAAACGGCTTCACGGGCCAAGCGGAACCGGGGACTTACGACG GTTTTCCCAGCGGCTCCCGACTCTGGATCCAGAAGACAACGAAATTCTCAGCAGACTTGTTCTACAACTTGCTGAGTCGCGGCGCATCTGTTGAGTCACCCG agCCTGTAACCTGCGATTGTCACGTTGCTTGGATTCGCCTGTCAACTTTCCTGCCACAGGCGAAGGTGAGGTGCCAATCCAACATGTGGCCCATTGATCTGCCCAACATCGACGAGGACAACTTTAAGAATTGTGGGAGCATCTGCAGTGTCTGA